One region of Rhodocaloribacter litoris genomic DNA includes:
- a CDS encoding P1 family peptidase: protein MEPVDRPRAREVGVAPGILPPGPLNAITDVAGVRVGHVTLVEGADVRTGATVVLPHGGNLYQDKVPAGVAVGNGFGKLMGVTQIMELGEIETPIVLTNTLSVPQGAEAVLDYTLARPGNEAVRSVNAVVGETNDGFLNNIRRRALRAEHIRQALARADTGAVAEGSVGAGTGTVAFGWKGGIGTSSRRLPESLGGYTVGVLVQANYGGVLKILGVEVGRALGRYFLQDALERGDADGSIMIVVATDAPLSDRNLTRLARRALLAVARTGSPMTNGSGDYALAFSTAPSVRRTPERRAGVATYAELPNDRMSPLFQAVVEATEEAIYNALFKATTVTGYRGTVEALPLERVLPLLEK from the coding sequence ATGGAGCCTGTAGACCGACCCCGTGCCCGCGAGGTGGGCGTGGCGCCCGGCATCCTGCCTCCCGGCCCGTTGAATGCCATCACCGACGTGGCCGGGGTGCGGGTGGGCCACGTGACGCTCGTCGAGGGCGCGGACGTCCGGACCGGGGCCACGGTCGTTCTGCCGCACGGGGGGAACCTGTACCAGGACAAGGTGCCGGCCGGGGTGGCCGTCGGCAACGGCTTCGGCAAGCTCATGGGGGTGACGCAGATCATGGAGCTGGGAGAGATCGAGACGCCGATCGTGCTGACGAACACCCTGTCGGTGCCCCAGGGGGCCGAGGCGGTGCTCGACTACACGCTGGCCCGGCCGGGCAACGAGGCCGTGCGTTCGGTGAATGCCGTCGTGGGGGAGACGAACGACGGCTTCCTGAACAACATCCGGCGGCGGGCACTCCGGGCCGAGCACATCCGGCAGGCCCTCGCACGGGCCGACACGGGCGCGGTGGCCGAAGGCAGCGTCGGCGCGGGCACGGGGACCGTCGCCTTCGGGTGGAAGGGCGGCATCGGCACCAGCTCCCGTCGCCTGCCCGAATCCCTCGGGGGCTATACCGTCGGCGTGCTCGTGCAGGCGAACTACGGCGGGGTGCTGAAGATCCTGGGCGTCGAGGTGGGGCGGGCCCTCGGCCGGTATTTCCTCCAGGACGCACTCGAACGGGGCGACGCCGACGGGTCGATCATGATCGTCGTGGCCACCGACGCGCCGCTTTCGGACCGCAACCTGACGCGGCTGGCCCGGCGGGCGCTGCTGGCCGTGGCCCGCACCGGCTCGCCCATGACCAACGGCTCGGGGGACTATGCCCTCGCCTTCTCGACGGCGCCTTCGGTCCGTCGCACGCCGGAACGGCGGGCCGGGGTGGCCACGTACGCCGAGCTGCCGAACGACCGGATGTCGCCGCTGTTTCAGGCCGTCGTCGAAGCCACGGAGGAAGCCATCTACAACGCCCTTTTCAAGGCCACCACCGTCACCGGGTACCGGGGAACCGTGGAGGCGCTGCCGCTGGAACGGGTGTTGCCGCTGCTGGAGAAGTGA
- a CDS encoding ribose-phosphate pyrophosphokinase, translating to MFSTDRKQPIAIFAGRSNPALATRIAAAYGCELGKIEIKDFADGEIYVHYEESIRGSDLFIIQSTHPPADHWMELLLMIDAARRASAARITAVIPYFGYARQERKDQPRVSIAAKLVANMLETAGIDRVLTMDLHASQIQGFFDVPVDHLYGSAVFIDYFQRFDLSNLVVVAPDVGGIKMARAYSRRLGAELALIDKRRPRQNVAEVMNIIGEVKGKNVLLIDDIIDTAGTLTSAAAALRRAGALEIMAACTHALLSGPAYERIENSEISTLIVTDTIPLRRPSDRIKVVSVAEHFADAINRIYTDDSVSTLFIP from the coding sequence ATGTTCTCCACCGATCGAAAGCAGCCCATCGCGATCTTCGCCGGCCGCTCGAATCCAGCCCTCGCGACCCGCATCGCGGCAGCCTACGGGTGCGAGCTGGGGAAGATAGAGATCAAGGACTTCGCCGACGGCGAGATCTACGTTCACTACGAGGAGTCGATCCGGGGATCGGACCTGTTCATCATCCAGAGCACCCATCCGCCGGCCGACCACTGGATGGAGCTCTTGCTGATGATCGACGCCGCGCGCCGGGCCTCCGCTGCACGGATCACCGCCGTCATCCCCTACTTCGGCTATGCGCGCCAGGAGCGCAAAGACCAGCCCCGGGTCTCGATTGCCGCCAAGCTCGTGGCCAACATGCTCGAGACCGCCGGCATCGACCGGGTGCTGACGATGGACCTGCACGCCTCCCAAATTCAGGGTTTCTTCGACGTGCCGGTGGATCATTTGTACGGGTCGGCGGTCTTCATCGACTACTTCCAGCGGTTCGATCTGTCGAACCTGGTGGTGGTGGCCCCCGACGTGGGCGGCATCAAGATGGCGCGGGCCTACTCGCGCCGGCTGGGCGCCGAACTGGCCCTGATCGACAAGCGCCGGCCCCGCCAGAACGTCGCCGAGGTGATGAACATCATCGGGGAGGTCAAAGGCAAGAACGTCCTCCTGATCGACGACATCATCGACACGGCGGGAACGCTCACGAGCGCCGCCGCCGCCCTGCGCCGGGCGGGTGCCCTGGAGATCATGGCGGCGTGTACCCACGCGCTGCTCTCGGGGCCGGCCTACGAACGTATTGAAAACTCGGAAATCAGCACCTTGATCGTGACCGATACCATCCCGCTGCGGCGCCCGTCGGATAGGATCAAGGTCGTCAGCGTGGCCGAGCATTTTGCCGACGCCATCAACCGGATCTACACCGACGACTCGGTCTCGACGCTGTTTATTCCGTGA
- a CDS encoding 50S ribosomal protein L25 — protein MDVITLEAKPRPVGARTARTLRRNGQVPCILYGHNVEPVAFAVPELALRPLVHTDEFHQVEVRLDGKTWRCIMKAIDFHPVTDRPVHADFQVLQAGEKVTVTVPIQFHGTPKGQKDGGVPRAILHEVEIVCLPEDIPSHIDVDVSGLGIGDVLHIGDLDMPGIEFHTAPEQTIYLVTAPRVVAEGAAEEEVLGVPGEEAAEDETPEAAPDEEEE, from the coding sequence ATGGACGTTATTACCCTTGAAGCCAAGCCGCGCCCGGTGGGCGCCCGGACGGCCCGTACCCTCCGCCGCAACGGCCAGGTGCCGTGTATCCTCTACGGGCACAACGTCGAACCCGTCGCCTTCGCGGTGCCGGAGCTGGCCCTGCGCCCGCTCGTCCACACGGACGAGTTCCACCAGGTGGAGGTCCGGCTCGACGGCAAGACGTGGCGGTGCATCATGAAAGCCATCGACTTTCACCCGGTCACCGACCGGCCGGTGCACGCCGACTTTCAGGTGTTGCAGGCCGGGGAGAAGGTCACCGTCACCGTGCCGATCCAGTTTCACGGTACGCCCAAGGGGCAGAAGGACGGAGGCGTCCCGCGGGCGATCCTCCATGAGGTCGAGATCGTCTGTCTCCCGGAGGACATCCCCTCGCACATCGACGTGGACGTCTCCGGCCTGGGCATCGGCGACGTGTTGCACATCGGCGACCTGGATATGCCCGGGATCGAGTTTCACACGGCGCCCGAACAGACGATCTACCTGGTGACGGCGCCGCGCGTCGTCGCGGAAGGCGCGGCGGAAGAGGAGGTGCTCGGCGTTCCGGGCGAGGAGGCCGCCGAAGACGAGACGCCGGAGGCGGCCCCGGACGAGGAGGAAGAATAA
- the pth gene encoding aminoacyl-tRNA hydrolase has product MPRTRRLIIGLGNPGEAYAGTRHNVGFMVADAVAEKTGLRLEPARGNVLLGWGSWRGCPFGVAKPMTYMNLSGQAVQALVRRFGLDPGDLLVVYDDLNLPPGKLRLRPGGSAGGHNGVQDIIDRLGTDAFPRLRLGIGHDFPRGGQVDYVLAPFDPEQQRLIEEVLPVACDAALTFVTDGLTTAMNRFNRR; this is encoded by the coding sequence ATGCCCCGTACCAGACGCTTGATCATCGGGCTGGGAAATCCGGGGGAGGCCTATGCCGGGACGCGGCACAACGTCGGCTTCATGGTGGCCGACGCCGTGGCCGAGAAGACCGGCCTCCGCCTCGAGCCGGCACGCGGGAACGTGCTCCTCGGGTGGGGGAGCTGGCGCGGCTGCCCCTTCGGGGTGGCCAAGCCGATGACCTACATGAACCTCAGCGGCCAGGCCGTGCAGGCCCTCGTGCGCCGCTTCGGCCTCGATCCCGGCGACCTCCTCGTCGTCTATGACGACCTGAACCTGCCCCCGGGCAAACTGCGCCTGCGCCCGGGCGGCAGCGCCGGCGGGCACAACGGCGTGCAGGACATCATCGACCGCCTCGGTACCGACGCCTTTCCCCGCCTGCGCCTCGGCATCGGCCATGACTTTCCGCGGGGCGGGCAGGTCGACTACGTGCTCGCCCCCTTCGATCCGGAACAGCAGCGCCTCATCGAGGAAGTGCTTCCCGTCGCCTGCGACGCCGCCCTCACCTTCGTCACCGACGGGCTCACCACGGCCATGAACCGCTTCAACCGGCGGTGA
- a CDS encoding sodium-translocating pyrophosphatase, translated as MNTDLITYLVPVAGLIALGYAFLRTRWINRQEPGTDTMQEIAAAIAEGARAFLRREYRVLAVFVLVVAALLVFANLGNPESSPLVAVSFVAGALCSATAGFIGMSVATRANVRTTNAARTGLGPALNVAFSGGLVMGLCVVGLGVLGLGVLFVVYNSLYGDLWDFSRVINVISGFSLGASSIALFARVGGGIYTKAADVGADLAGKVYEGIPEDDPRNPATIADNVGDNVGDVAGMGADLFESYVGSIIGTMVLGAAFLSVPAMESEGVGPLSAVLLPLVLAGIGILVSIGGSFFVKVKEGGNPQKGLNTGEFGAAGLMAVLSYFIIDWMLPAEWTHSSPISPFSEYSSMGVFWAVLIGLAAGTLIGLVTEYYTSTHTKPTLDIARQSVTGAATNIIAGLGVGMFSTGIPAVILALGIIGAYAFAGLYGIAIAAVGMLSVTGIQLAVDAYGPISDNAGGIAEMSHLPPEVRERTDKLDAVGNTTAAIGKGFAIGSAALTALGLFAAFMQQARIERIDVSQPTILAGLLIGAMLPYVFSAMAMAAVGRAAADMIKEVGRQFSEIVGLREGKAKAEYARCVDISTKAAIREMVAPGLLALVVPVTIGFISKDMLGGLLAGVTVSGVLMALFQANAGGAWDNAKKRIEAGLTLDGQTYGKGSDAHKAAVVGDTVGDPLKDTSGPSLNILLKLIAVVALVIAPLIA; from the coding sequence ATGAATACAGACCTGATCACCTATCTGGTGCCCGTTGCCGGGTTGATTGCGCTGGGGTATGCCTTTCTCCGGACCCGCTGGATCAACCGGCAGGAACCGGGTACCGACACCATGCAGGAGATCGCCGCGGCCATCGCCGAAGGGGCCAGGGCTTTTCTGCGGCGCGAGTACCGGGTGCTGGCCGTGTTCGTCCTGGTCGTGGCCGCGCTGCTGGTTTTCGCCAACCTGGGCAACCCGGAGTCCTCGCCGCTGGTGGCGGTCTCCTTCGTGGCCGGTGCGCTCTGCTCGGCAACGGCCGGCTTCATCGGCATGAGCGTGGCGACCCGGGCCAACGTCCGCACGACGAACGCCGCCCGGACGGGGCTGGGGCCGGCGCTCAACGTTGCCTTCTCCGGCGGGCTGGTGATGGGCCTGTGCGTCGTCGGCCTCGGCGTGCTCGGCCTCGGCGTGCTCTTTGTCGTCTACAACAGCCTCTACGGCGACCTCTGGGACTTCAGCCGCGTCATCAACGTCATCTCGGGCTTCTCGCTGGGAGCCTCCTCCATTGCCCTCTTCGCCCGCGTCGGCGGCGGCATCTACACGAAGGCCGCCGACGTGGGGGCCGACCTGGCCGGCAAGGTGTATGAAGGCATCCCGGAAGACGACCCCCGCAACCCGGCCACCATCGCCGACAACGTGGGCGACAACGTGGGCGACGTGGCCGGCATGGGCGCCGACCTCTTCGAGAGCTACGTCGGCTCGATCATCGGAACGATGGTGCTCGGCGCGGCCTTCCTCTCGGTCCCGGCCATGGAAAGCGAGGGCGTCGGGCCGCTCTCGGCCGTGCTGCTGCCGCTGGTGCTGGCCGGCATTGGTATCCTCGTCTCCATCGGCGGCTCCTTCTTCGTGAAGGTGAAGGAAGGGGGCAACCCGCAGAAAGGGCTCAACACGGGTGAGTTCGGCGCGGCGGGCCTCATGGCCGTCCTCTCCTACTTCATCATCGACTGGATGCTGCCCGCCGAGTGGACGCATAGCAGCCCCATCAGCCCGTTCTCGGAGTACTCGTCGATGGGGGTCTTCTGGGCCGTGCTCATCGGGCTGGCCGCCGGCACGCTCATCGGGCTCGTCACGGAATACTATACCTCCACACACACGAAGCCCACGCTCGATATTGCCCGGCAGAGCGTCACCGGGGCGGCGACGAACATCATCGCCGGCCTGGGCGTCGGGATGTTCTCGACCGGCATCCCCGCGGTGATCCTGGCCCTGGGCATCATCGGAGCCTACGCCTTCGCCGGGCTCTACGGCATCGCCATCGCGGCCGTCGGGATGCTCTCCGTGACGGGCATCCAGCTGGCCGTCGACGCCTACGGGCCGATCTCGGACAACGCCGGCGGCATCGCCGAGATGTCGCACCTGCCGCCCGAGGTCCGCGAGCGGACCGACAAGCTCGACGCCGTCGGTAACACGACCGCCGCCATCGGCAAGGGGTTCGCCATCGGCTCGGCCGCGCTGACGGCCCTTGGCCTCTTTGCGGCCTTCATGCAGCAGGCCCGCATCGAGCGGATCGACGTCTCGCAGCCGACGATCCTGGCCGGACTGCTCATCGGGGCCATGCTGCCTTACGTCTTCAGCGCCATGGCGATGGCTGCCGTGGGCCGCGCCGCCGCCGACATGATCAAGGAGGTGGGCCGCCAGTTCAGCGAGATCGTCGGCCTGCGTGAAGGGAAAGCCAAGGCCGAGTATGCCCGGTGCGTGGACATCTCGACGAAGGCCGCCATCCGGGAGATGGTCGCCCCCGGCCTGCTGGCCCTCGTGGTGCCGGTCACCATCGGTTTCATCTCGAAGGACATGCTCGGCGGCCTGCTGGCAGGCGTGACCGTCTCGGGCGTGCTCATGGCCCTCTTTCAGGCCAACGCCGGCGGTGCCTGGGACAACGCCAAGAAGCGCATCGAGGCCGGCCTCACCCTCGACGGGCAGACCTACGGCAAGGGCAGCGACGCCCACAAGGCGGCCGTGGTCGGTGATACCGTGGGCGACCCGCTCAAGGACACCAGCGGCCCGAGCCTCAACATCCTGCTGAAGCTCATCGCCGTCGTGGCTCTCGTCATTGCCCCGCTGATTGCCTGA
- a CDS encoding amidohydrolase family protein: MIASHCLVTRSNAGRLLAVLVPALLLGVVPVRAQEAGDDLPRVTRTHAITNARIVQAPGRVIERGTVVIHDGLIVAVGTDVEIPFDAERLPGDSLVVYAGFLDGLSHVGIPKPKADQNRERPDDPGNPPDDYAGIQPQQDARTMLEPGDKSVKDLRAAGFGAALTVPHGRMLPGSGALVLLHGDDPDAMVLRGDVALFAQFQGALGVYPATPMGVMAKMRQLYREAERRRLIQQRYDTDPAGLERPPYDDVHYAFFPVIEGKKPVLFYTDEALETYRALRLQRDLGFPLMLAGLKQSFDQIDALKEAGVPLFLTLDLPKEPKKEAKAKQDSVEAEMAAQYDPTLRTATYRDLEAERRNLEARQRESRERYLKNAAMLHEAGLRFGFSTMDVKPADIHKNLRLMIEHGLPEDAALAALTTDAAALLGVSAMLGTVEPGKIANLVVTTKPYFDKDAKIRYVFVDGVKYEYDTKEKKEASGKEHPTEPSSPER, translated from the coding sequence ATGATCGCTTCTCATTGCCTGGTCACCCGCTCGAACGCAGGGCGGCTGCTTGCGGTGCTGGTACCCGCCCTGCTCCTCGGCGTGGTGCCGGTGCGGGCCCAGGAGGCGGGTGACGACCTGCCGCGGGTCACCCGCACCCATGCCATCACGAACGCCCGCATCGTGCAGGCGCCGGGCCGCGTCATCGAGCGGGGCACCGTGGTCATCCACGATGGGCTCATCGTGGCCGTCGGTACCGACGTCGAGATCCCCTTCGACGCCGAGCGCCTCCCGGGCGACTCGCTCGTCGTCTATGCCGGCTTCCTCGACGGCCTCTCGCATGTGGGCATCCCGAAGCCCAAAGCAGATCAGAACCGCGAACGCCCGGACGACCCGGGCAACCCGCCCGACGATTACGCCGGCATCCAGCCCCAGCAGGATGCCCGTACGATGCTCGAGCCCGGCGACAAGTCGGTCAAGGACCTGCGGGCGGCGGGCTTCGGGGCCGCCCTTACCGTGCCCCACGGCCGGATGCTCCCCGGCTCGGGCGCGCTCGTCCTGCTTCACGGCGACGACCCCGATGCAATGGTCCTGCGCGGCGATGTGGCCCTCTTCGCCCAGTTCCAGGGTGCTCTCGGCGTCTACCCCGCCACGCCCATGGGCGTCATGGCGAAGATGCGCCAGCTCTACCGCGAGGCCGAACGTCGCCGCCTGATCCAGCAGCGCTACGACACCGACCCCGCCGGCCTCGAACGGCCCCCCTACGACGACGTCCACTACGCCTTCTTCCCCGTCATCGAAGGCAAGAAGCCGGTCCTTTTCTACACGGATGAAGCCCTGGAAACGTACCGGGCGCTGCGCCTCCAGCGCGACCTCGGCTTCCCCCTGATGCTGGCCGGCCTCAAGCAGAGCTTCGACCAGATCGACGCCCTGAAGGAGGCCGGCGTGCCCCTTTTTCTCACGCTGGACCTGCCGAAAGAGCCGAAGAAGGAAGCGAAGGCCAAACAGGACTCGGTCGAGGCCGAGATGGCGGCGCAGTACGACCCCACGCTCCGCACGGCCACCTACCGCGACCTGGAGGCCGAGCGCCGTAACCTGGAGGCCCGCCAGCGGGAAAGCCGCGAACGCTACCTCAAGAACGCGGCAATGCTCCACGAGGCCGGCCTCCGCTTCGGCTTCTCGACGATGGACGTCAAGCCCGCCGACATCCACAAGAACCTGCGCCTGATGATCGAACACGGGCTGCCCGAGGACGCCGCCCTGGCCGCCCTCACCACCGATGCCGCCGCCCTGCTCGGCGTCTCGGCCATGCTCGGCACCGTCGAGCCCGGCAAGATCGCCAACCTGGTCGTCACCACGAAGCCCTATTTCGACAAGGACGCGAAGATCCGGTACGTCTTCGTCGACGGCGTCAAGTACGAATACGATACGAAGGAGAAAAAGGAAGCCTCCGGCAAAGAGCACCCAACCGAGCCCTCCAGCCCGGAACGCTAA
- a CDS encoding amidohydrolase, which translates to MKKPAFFLGFALLMATAVTAQPQTGSVLIKNATVLTVTNGTLENTDVLVRDGKIARIGQGLSAPGGVEVVDATGKYVMPGIIDAHAHIALSAVNEATDPVTAMVTMEDVVNPYHIGIYRALAGGVTTSHLMHGSANVIGGQNETIKHRWGYTNPDDLRFEGAPRTIKFALGENPTRVHGNRGGGSGKAKVPATRMGVEAVLRDAFEQGLRYKEAWERYEAERRRNPRAVPPPYDLRLETLADILRGDILVHCHSYRADEILMLLRVLKDYGIEKVTFQHANEAFKVAPELAAFGAYASVFSDWWSYKFEVYYSTAYNAAILTRNGVVTSVNSDSGELNRHLYHEAAKSQRYGGLTDDEALALITINPARQLGIDDRVGSIEVGKDADLVVFDGHPLSVYAIPVMTFVDGVRYFDRERDPDDIRLHVDPEAAVDASRFVTDEDWHALEATAGWLFQF; encoded by the coding sequence ATGAAAAAGCCAGCCTTCTTTCTCGGGTTCGCCCTGCTGATGGCGACGGCCGTCACGGCCCAGCCCCAAACCGGCAGCGTGCTGATCAAGAACGCCACCGTCCTCACCGTGACAAACGGCACCCTGGAGAACACCGACGTGCTCGTGCGCGACGGCAAGATTGCCCGTATCGGCCAGGGGCTCTCGGCACCGGGCGGCGTGGAAGTGGTCGATGCCACCGGCAAGTACGTCATGCCCGGCATCATCGACGCCCACGCGCACATCGCCCTGAGTGCCGTCAACGAGGCCACCGACCCCGTCACGGCCATGGTGACGATGGAAGACGTGGTCAACCCCTACCACATCGGCATCTACCGGGCGCTGGCCGGCGGCGTGACCACCTCGCACCTGATGCACGGCTCGGCCAACGTCATCGGGGGGCAAAACGAGACGATCAAGCACCGCTGGGGCTACACGAACCCGGACGACCTGCGGTTCGAGGGGGCACCCCGCACCATCAAGTTCGCCCTCGGCGAGAACCCCACGCGCGTACACGGCAACCGGGGCGGCGGCTCCGGCAAAGCCAAGGTGCCCGCCACCCGCATGGGCGTCGAGGCCGTCCTCCGCGACGCCTTTGAGCAGGGACTGCGCTACAAGGAGGCCTGGGAGCGGTATGAGGCCGAGCGCCGCCGCAACCCCCGCGCCGTCCCGCCCCCCTACGACCTGCGCCTCGAAACCCTCGCCGACATCCTGCGAGGCGACATCCTCGTCCACTGCCACAGCTACCGTGCCGACGAGATCCTGATGCTCCTGCGTGTGCTGAAGGACTACGGCATCGAGAAGGTCACCTTCCAGCACGCCAATGAGGCCTTCAAGGTGGCGCCCGAGCTGGCCGCCTTCGGCGCCTACGCCTCCGTCTTCTCCGACTGGTGGTCGTACAAGTTCGAGGTCTACTACTCGACGGCCTACAACGCCGCCATCCTGACGCGCAACGGCGTCGTCACGTCCGTCAACTCGGACTCGGGCGAGCTCAACCGGCATCTCTACCACGAGGCCGCCAAGAGCCAGCGCTACGGCGGCCTGACCGACGACGAAGCCCTGGCGCTCATCACCATCAACCCGGCCCGCCAGCTCGGCATCGACGACCGCGTCGGCTCCATCGAAGTCGGCAAGGACGCCGACCTGGTCGTCTTCGACGGGCACCCGCTCTCGGTCTATGCCATCCCCGTGATGACCTTCGTCGACGGCGTCCGCTACTTCGACCGCGAGCGCGACCCGGACGACATACGTCTCCACGTCGATCCCGAGGCCGCGGTCGACGCCAGCCGGTTCGTCACCGACGAGGACTGGCACGCGCTCGAAGCCACCGCCGGCTGGCTCTTCCAGTTCTGA
- a CDS encoding amidohydrolase family protein, with protein MNLLLTLAVGLLLQLQPTDDVPKGYQGTFAITNARIETVANGTIERGTVVIRGDRIEAVGPDVAVPAGAEVIDGTGMTVYPGMIDSGTHLGLAEIGAVDETNDYREVGDLNPQMEALTAVNPNSVLIPVTRVSGVTTVIAEPSGGLFPGVAALINLVGYTPEQMHAGGVRLMVLEFPTTGRRGFFDRRSDEEIEKAAEKALKKLNDIWDRAVLYAKIDSAYHAAKNPPRKPEHVPEMEALLPVVRGEMPLMIKVNREKDILNAIEWVKERGLKNVVFSEVAEGWRVADKLAEAGIPCLVGPVLSIPTRDSDRYDKAYANAGLMQQAGVKVALRTGEAENVRNLPFNAGFAAAYGMGREEALRAVTLNAAEIFGIAGDYGSIEPGKKANLFVADGDPFEPKTQVHHVFIDGFRIPMTNRQIELYREFLHRDEGRLQPVEVRPASN; from the coding sequence ATGAATCTGCTGCTCACGCTTGCGGTCGGGCTCCTGCTCCAGCTCCAGCCGACCGACGACGTGCCCAAGGGGTACCAGGGCACCTTTGCCATCACCAACGCCCGCATCGAAACCGTCGCCAACGGCACCATCGAACGGGGCACGGTCGTCATCCGGGGCGACCGGATCGAGGCCGTCGGCCCGGATGTGGCCGTCCCGGCCGGCGCCGAGGTCATCGACGGCACGGGTATGACCGTCTACCCGGGGATGATCGACAGCGGCACGCACCTGGGCCTGGCCGAGATCGGCGCCGTGGACGAGACGAACGACTATCGCGAGGTGGGCGACCTGAACCCGCAGATGGAGGCGCTCACGGCCGTCAACCCGAACTCGGTGCTGATCCCCGTCACCCGCGTCAGCGGCGTCACCACGGTCATCGCCGAGCCCTCGGGCGGGCTCTTCCCGGGCGTGGCGGCCCTCATCAACCTGGTCGGCTACACCCCGGAGCAGATGCACGCGGGCGGCGTGCGCCTGATGGTGCTCGAGTTTCCCACTACCGGCCGGCGCGGCTTCTTCGACCGCCGCTCGGACGAGGAGATCGAGAAGGCCGCCGAGAAAGCCCTGAAGAAGCTCAACGACATCTGGGACCGCGCCGTCCTCTATGCGAAGATCGACTCGGCCTATCATGCAGCAAAGAACCCGCCGCGTAAGCCCGAGCATGTGCCCGAGATGGAGGCCCTGCTGCCGGTCGTGCGCGGCGAGATGCCGTTGATGATCAAGGTGAACCGGGAGAAGGACATCCTCAACGCGATCGAATGGGTGAAGGAGCGGGGCCTCAAGAACGTCGTCTTCAGCGAGGTGGCCGAGGGATGGCGCGTGGCGGACAAGCTCGCCGAGGCGGGCATCCCCTGCCTGGTGGGGCCGGTGCTCTCCATCCCCACGCGGGATTCCGACCGCTACGACAAGGCCTACGCCAACGCCGGGCTGATGCAGCAGGCAGGCGTGAAGGTGGCCCTGCGCACGGGGGAGGCGGAGAACGTGCGTAACCTGCCCTTCAACGCGGGCTTCGCCGCCGCGTACGGGATGGGCCGTGAAGAAGCCCTGCGCGCCGTGACCCTCAACGCCGCCGAAATCTTCGGCATCGCGGGCGATTACGGCTCCATTGAGCCGGGCAAGAAAGCCAACCTGTTCGTGGCCGACGGCGACCCCTTCGAGCCGAAGACGCAGGTTCATCACGTCTTCATCGACGGCTTCCGCATCCCGATGACGAACCGGCAGATCGAGCTCTACAGGGAGTTCCTCCACCGCGACGAAGGCCGGCTCCAGCCCGTGGAGGTCCGCCCGGCGAGCAACTGA